The Heyndrickxia vini genome contains a region encoding:
- the recQ gene encoding DNA helicase RecQ, producing the protein MLDEAKEILQEYFGYNDFRSGQNTIIEQVLEGKDTVAIMPTGGGKSICYQVPAMILPGITIVISPLISLMKDQVDALSNAGIPATFINSSISNSEMQERLQGIMSNEYKLLYIAPERLEAPSFTQMLNQITVSMIAIDEAHCISQWGHDFRPSYLLIKKFIESIKPKPVILALTATATLQVKDDICHLLDISLKNVVLTGFGRENLIFKVVKGQDRDLFIEEYIKKNSLQSGIVYAATRKEVDRIYLLLKKKGIQAGKYHAGMSEKDRNENQEQFLYDNIHVMVATSAFGMGINKSNVRYVLHYHIPRNMEAYYQEAGRAGRDGVDSECILMFAPGDVHIQKFLIDQSEMDDERKEHEYGKLRKMVSYCHTESCFQQYILEYFGEEGAIVCQKCGNCTDERTQVDVTKEAQMVLSCIKRMNERFGKTFITKVLTGSSDKKIRSFGFNKLSTYGIMKDRTQKEVNELIDFLTAEGYLRPTDGQFPVLLLTNQAVEVLRGESIVSRKERIQVKQIIEDNQLFEQLRQLRKEIADKEKVPPYIIFSDQTLREMSAKLPSSKNELLQIKGVGERKLDQYGELFIAVITSYCEENGIVVEKHDDFIMARSETTKDDKEKSHHITFTFLQQGLTIDEIAVKRNMTVRTVEGHLIKCAEDGISIDWNQFIPSQYDELIKEAVNEADSQRLTPIKQLLPEEVSFFMIRAFLQREKEQKV; encoded by the coding sequence TTGCTAGATGAAGCAAAAGAAATTCTCCAAGAGTATTTCGGATACAATGACTTTCGGAGCGGACAAAATACTATTATCGAACAAGTACTAGAAGGTAAGGATACTGTAGCGATAATGCCGACTGGTGGAGGAAAATCGATTTGTTATCAAGTTCCGGCTATGATACTTCCGGGTATCACGATTGTTATTTCCCCATTAATTTCATTAATGAAAGATCAGGTGGATGCATTAAGTAATGCAGGTATACCAGCGACGTTTATTAATAGCTCCATAAGCAACAGCGAAATGCAGGAACGGTTGCAGGGAATCATGTCCAATGAATACAAACTTTTGTATATTGCCCCGGAAAGGCTTGAGGCTCCGTCTTTTACTCAAATGTTAAACCAAATTACTGTATCGATGATTGCAATTGATGAAGCACACTGTATTTCCCAATGGGGGCATGATTTCCGGCCAAGTTATTTACTTATCAAAAAATTTATTGAATCTATTAAACCTAAACCTGTTATTTTAGCTTTAACAGCCACTGCAACCCTCCAAGTGAAGGACGATATTTGCCACTTACTCGATATTTCTTTGAAGAATGTTGTTCTAACAGGTTTTGGAAGAGAAAATTTGATTTTCAAAGTTGTTAAAGGGCAAGACCGTGATTTGTTCATCGAGGAATATATTAAGAAAAATAGTCTCCAGTCGGGTATTGTTTATGCTGCAACAAGAAAAGAAGTAGACCGTATTTATCTTCTGTTAAAGAAAAAGGGAATTCAAGCAGGGAAATACCATGCCGGAATGTCTGAAAAGGACAGAAATGAAAACCAAGAACAATTTTTGTATGACAATATCCACGTGATGGTAGCAACTAGTGCATTTGGGATGGGAATTAATAAATCAAATGTTCGCTATGTCTTGCATTATCATATTCCTAGAAATATGGAAGCTTATTATCAAGAGGCTGGACGTGCCGGTCGAGATGGGGTGGATAGCGAATGTATTTTAATGTTTGCACCTGGGGACGTCCATATCCAAAAGTTTTTAATCGACCAATCAGAAATGGATGATGAACGTAAAGAACATGAATATGGAAAACTTCGGAAGATGGTTAGTTACTGCCATACTGAATCTTGTTTTCAACAATATATTTTAGAGTATTTTGGGGAAGAAGGCGCGATAGTGTGCCAAAAGTGCGGGAATTGTACAGACGAACGCACCCAGGTAGATGTTACAAAGGAAGCACAAATGGTGTTGTCATGTATAAAAAGGATGAATGAGAGATTCGGAAAAACATTTATTACGAAAGTGTTGACAGGATCATCTGATAAAAAGATTAGAAGTTTTGGCTTTAATAAATTATCAACGTACGGAATTATGAAGGACCGAACCCAAAAAGAAGTGAATGAACTAATCGACTTTTTAACAGCAGAGGGGTATTTGCGTCCAACGGATGGACAATTTCCTGTTTTATTGTTGACCAATCAAGCAGTTGAAGTGTTACGTGGGGAAAGTATAGTATCAAGAAAAGAAAGAATACAAGTGAAACAGATTATTGAAGATAACCAGCTGTTTGAACAATTAAGGCAGTTACGTAAGGAAATCGCAGATAAGGAAAAGGTGCCACCGTATATTATTTTTTCGGATCAGACTTTGAGGGAAATGAGTGCAAAACTTCCATCTTCGAAAAATGAATTATTACAAATTAAAGGGGTAGGGGAGAGAAAGCTTGATCAATACGGAGAGTTGTTTATCGCAGTTATTACATCCTACTGTGAGGAAAACGGAATTGTTGTAGAAAAGCATGACGACTTTATTATGGCAAGAAGTGAAACAACGAAGGATGATAAAGAGAAAAGTCATCATATAACTTTCACATTTCTTCAACAAGGCTTAACCATTGATGAAATTGCCGTTAAACGAAATATGACAGTGCGCACAGTTGAAGGACACTTAATTAAATGTGCGGAAGATGGCATTTCAATTGATTGGAATCAATTTATCCCCTCACAATATGATGAATTAATAAAGGAAGCAGTAAACGAAGCGGATTCTCAAAGATTGACACCTATTAAGCAGTTGCTCCCCGAAGAAGTCAGCTTTTTTATGATACGAGCATTTCTACAAAGGGAAAAGGAGCAGAAAGTATAA
- a CDS encoding ATP-binding protein produces MTNIKNLRSSRFWIVYIILLFALLGFALLVELFEGDTFLSITLLILSIGMLIFFVYRLSFFYKEFCKLEEEEEQWSALIHFMPDFVCFKDGQGKWKKVNDFGRKLYQLENVDYYGKTDLELGELSPFFKNDFNYCFTSDENAWNKGTLLRIEESFAIPSGDIKSFDVLKIPLFYPNGNRKGLLTIGRDISQQKTAESMLLKREKLSVVGELAAGIAHEIRNPLTSIKGLTQLMHESQNVTDEYVKVMISEIDRINQIASELLALSKPQSRKHNQVALTDILRYVMNIMEPEALLRGVELEFKDAEHCQIEGDRNGLIQVFINLFKNAMDAMPDGGIITISSEIIGNKVFISISDQGMGIPPERLKKIGEPFFTLKEKGMGLGLTISHKIIQEHRGTIDFQSTENVGTKVTMTFPLG; encoded by the coding sequence ATGACAAATATAAAAAATTTAAGATCAAGTCGTTTTTGGATTGTATATATAATATTGTTATTTGCCTTATTAGGATTTGCATTATTAGTAGAGTTGTTTGAAGGGGATACGTTTCTAAGTATTACTTTGCTAATCCTGTCAATTGGTATGCTAATCTTTTTCGTTTATCGACTTTCATTCTTCTATAAGGAGTTTTGCAAATTAGAAGAAGAAGAGGAACAGTGGTCCGCACTTATTCACTTTATGCCTGACTTTGTTTGTTTTAAAGATGGACAAGGTAAATGGAAGAAAGTAAATGATTTCGGAAGAAAACTGTATCAATTGGAAAACGTAGATTATTACGGGAAAACTGATTTGGAGCTTGGAGAACTAAGTCCATTTTTCAAAAATGATTTTAATTACTGTTTTACCTCTGATGAAAATGCATGGAATAAGGGGACACTTTTACGAATAGAAGAATCATTCGCGATTCCATCAGGCGATATTAAAAGCTTTGATGTGTTAAAAATTCCTCTTTTTTATCCAAATGGCAATCGAAAAGGATTATTGACGATTGGAAGAGATATTTCACAGCAAAAAACAGCGGAGTCAATGCTTCTAAAAAGGGAAAAACTATCTGTTGTTGGCGAACTGGCTGCGGGAATTGCACATGAGATTCGAAATCCGCTAACAAGTATTAAAGGTTTAACACAGTTGATGCATGAATCGCAAAACGTCACGGATGAATATGTGAAAGTAATGATTTCTGAAATTGATCGAATTAATCAAATTGCAAGTGAGTTACTTGCACTCTCTAAACCCCAATCAAGGAAGCACAATCAAGTGGCCTTAACAGATATTCTGCGTTATGTAATGAATATTATGGAACCCGAGGCCTTATTAAGAGGGGTCGAATTAGAATTTAAGGATGCGGAGCATTGTCAAATTGAAGGAGATAGGAATGGACTTATCCAAGTATTTATTAATCTATTCAAAAATGCAATGGATGCGATGCCTGATGGAGGAATTATAACCATTAGCAGTGAAATTATAGGGAATAAGGTGTTTATCTCTATTTCCGATCAAGGAATGGGAATCCCGCCTGAAAGATTAAAGAAAATAGGTGAGCCATTTTTTACTTTAAAAGAAAAAGGAATGGGCTTGGGGCTTACAATAAGCCATAAAATTATCCAAGAACATAGAGGCACGATTGATTTTCAAAGTACTGAAAATGTTGGTACAAAGGTTACAATGACGTTTCCACTAGGTTAA
- a CDS encoding L-threonine 3-dehydrogenase has translation MKKILVTGSLGQIGSELVTKMRSIYGTDHVIATDIRDNGSEVVNAGPFELLDVTDATKMYELAKKYEVDTIIHLAALLSATAEKKPLLAWNLNMGGLVNALETARELKCQFFTPSSIGAFGPSTPKDNTPQDTIQRPTTMYGVNKVSGELLCDYYFTKFGVDTRGVRFPGLISYVAEPGGGTTDYAVEIYYEAIKNKQFTSYIDKGTYMDMMYMPDALNAIINLMEADSSKLNHRNAFNITAMSFDPEEIAAEIKKHIPEFDMSYAVDPARQAIANSWPNSIDATAAKEEWGFKAEYNLEKMTVDMLEKLKRKLN, from the coding sequence GTGAAAAAGATTCTTGTGACTGGATCATTAGGTCAAATTGGTAGTGAGTTAGTAACAAAAATGAGAAGTATTTATGGGACAGATCATGTCATTGCCACTGATATAAGAGATAATGGCAGTGAAGTCGTGAACGCTGGTCCGTTTGAACTATTAGATGTAACAGATGCAACAAAGATGTATGAATTAGCGAAAAAATATGAAGTAGATACAATTATTCACTTAGCCGCATTACTATCTGCAACAGCGGAGAAAAAGCCATTGCTCGCTTGGAATTTGAATATGGGTGGGTTAGTGAATGCGTTGGAAACGGCTAGAGAATTGAAATGTCAATTTTTCACACCAAGCTCCATTGGCGCATTCGGTCCTTCAACTCCTAAGGACAACACACCACAAGATACAATACAACGGCCAACTACAATGTACGGGGTAAATAAAGTGTCCGGTGAGTTGCTTTGTGATTATTATTTTACTAAGTTCGGAGTCGATACACGTGGAGTACGTTTTCCAGGTTTAATCTCATACGTAGCAGAACCTGGTGGCGGAACAACAGACTATGCTGTAGAAATTTACTATGAAGCGATTAAAAATAAACAATTCACTTCCTATATTGATAAAGGAACATATATGGACATGATGTATATGCCGGACGCACTGAACGCCATCATCAATTTAATGGAAGCAGACTCATCAAAATTAAACCATCGGAATGCATTCAATATAACAGCGATGAGTTTCGACCCTGAGGAAATAGCTGCTGAGATTAAAAAACATATTCCTGAATTTGACATGAGCTATGCTGTTGATCCTGCAAGACAGGCAATCGCAAATAGCTGGCCAAACTCCATTGATGCAACAGCCGCTAAAGAGGAATGGGGTTTCAAAGCGGAATATAATCTAGAAAAAATGACAGTCGATATGCTTGAAAAGTTAAAACGAAAACTAAATTAA
- a CDS encoding glycine C-acetyltransferase, with product MSSNALDQFLNENLEDLRSKGLYNEIDVVESANGPVIKIDGKELINLSSNNYLGLATDERMKEVAINAIKEWGVGAGAVRTINGTLDIHIQLEKTLAKFKGTEAAIAYQSGFNCNMAAISAVMDKNDAILSDELNHASIIDGCRLSKAKIIRVNHSDMDDLRKKAKEAKESGLYNKIMVITDGVFSMDGDIANLPGIIEIAEEFDLITYVDDAHGSGVTGKGAGTVKHFGLADKVDFQIGTLSKAIGVVGGYVAGKKNLIDWLKVRSRPFLFSTAVTPADAVAATKAIEILMSSTELNDRLWENGNYLKKGLKQLGFNIGESETPITPCIIGEEKTTQLFSKRLYEEGVYAKSIVFPTVPQGTGRVRNMPTAAHSKEMLDQAISIYEKVGKEMGLI from the coding sequence ATGAGCAGTAATGCTTTAGATCAATTTTTAAATGAAAACCTTGAGGATTTAAGAAGTAAAGGCTTATATAATGAAATCGATGTAGTGGAAAGTGCGAATGGTCCAGTAATAAAAATAGATGGAAAAGAGCTTATTAATCTTTCATCCAATAACTATTTAGGTTTAGCGACTGATGAGCGCATGAAGGAAGTGGCAATTAACGCAATAAAAGAATGGGGTGTTGGTGCAGGAGCCGTTCGTACTATTAACGGGACTCTAGATATTCACATTCAATTAGAAAAAACATTAGCAAAGTTTAAGGGAACAGAAGCGGCAATTGCGTATCAATCCGGATTTAACTGTAATATGGCGGCTATTTCCGCTGTTATGGATAAAAATGATGCGATCCTTTCGGATGAATTAAACCATGCTTCAATTATTGATGGCTGTCGTTTGTCTAAGGCAAAAATTATCCGCGTGAATCATTCAGATATGGATGACTTAAGAAAAAAGGCAAAAGAAGCAAAAGAATCGGGTTTATACAATAAGATAATGGTCATCACTGACGGTGTTTTCTCTATGGATGGAGACATTGCAAACCTTCCTGGAATTATTGAAATTGCCGAGGAATTTGATCTTATCACATATGTAGATGATGCTCATGGATCTGGTGTAACTGGTAAAGGTGCTGGTACTGTTAAACACTTTGGCCTTGCTGATAAAGTCGATTTCCAAATTGGTACGCTTTCCAAAGCAATTGGTGTTGTTGGAGGTTATGTAGCAGGGAAGAAAAATCTTATTGATTGGTTAAAAGTCCGTTCCCGTCCATTCTTATTTTCAACAGCTGTCACTCCGGCTGATGCAGTAGCTGCTACGAAAGCAATCGAAATCTTAATGAGTAGTACGGAATTAAATGACCGCCTATGGGAAAATGGAAACTACTTGAAAAAAGGTTTGAAACAACTTGGGTTTAATATTGGCGAAAGTGAAACGCCAATTACACCTTGTATTATTGGTGAGGAAAAGACAACACAACTCTTTAGTAAACGTCTTTACGAAGAGGGCGTTTATGCTAAATCCATCGTGTTCCCTACCGTTCCACAAGGTACTGGTCGTGTAAGAAATATGCCTACGGCTGCGCATTCGAAAGAAATGCTTGATCAAGCGATTTCAATCTACGAAAAAGTCGGAAAAGAAATGGGCTTAATTTAG
- a CDS encoding DUF871 domain-containing protein encodes MSTLLGISVYLSETIEGQRGYIQKLSDKGFQSIFTSLHIPEDNPNLFKERLIELGAIAKKNEMELIADISPKSLQYLGYTWDTADQLLSWGLTGLRIDYGVEESTIAQLSNKMKIALNASTITEESLLRLKSFGLNVSSVEAWHNFYPRPETGLDRGDFHEQNQWLKSEGLKVMAFIPGDKKRRGPLYKGLPTLEDHRALSPFTSFCDLKFKEKVDKILVGDFELSDFALEQFSALLHEGYFLIRAKSFIEDKGVLNILENIQTNRLDSARDCIRSMESREYGLIGKNPVEPFHMIKRNVGSITVDNKNYGRYQGEIQITKTNLDEDAKVNVIGRVVEEDIPLLKYVKGGNKFKIRWI; translated from the coding sequence GTGAGTACATTGCTAGGAATTTCAGTTTATTTGTCTGAAACAATCGAGGGGCAGCGTGGATATATTCAAAAGCTTTCTGATAAAGGGTTTCAATCGATTTTTACATCGTTACATATTCCAGAGGACAATCCGAATCTCTTTAAAGAAAGACTCATCGAACTTGGAGCTATTGCAAAAAAGAATGAGATGGAGTTAATCGCAGACATTTCACCAAAATCTCTTCAATATTTAGGATATACATGGGATACAGCCGATCAACTACTCTCATGGGGGTTGACAGGTTTACGAATCGATTACGGTGTGGAAGAAAGCACCATTGCTCAACTATCGAATAAAATGAAAATCGCTTTAAATGCTAGCACGATTACAGAAGAATCATTACTTCGCTTAAAATCCTTTGGACTTAATGTTTCATCCGTTGAAGCATGGCATAATTTTTATCCACGGCCGGAAACAGGTTTAGACCGCGGAGATTTCCATGAACAGAACCAATGGCTAAAATCGGAAGGACTAAAAGTAATGGCCTTTATTCCCGGAGACAAAAAGCGCCGAGGTCCACTTTACAAAGGTTTGCCTACATTAGAGGACCATCGAGCCCTTTCTCCGTTTACATCTTTCTGTGACCTAAAATTTAAAGAAAAGGTGGATAAAATTTTAGTAGGGGATTTTGAATTAAGTGATTTTGCACTTGAACAATTTTCAGCCCTTCTCCACGAAGGATATTTTCTTATTCGTGCAAAATCGTTTATTGAAGACAAAGGGGTATTAAATATATTAGAGAACATACAAACAAATCGTCTAGATTCAGCAAGAGACTGTATTAGGTCAATGGAATCGAGGGAATATGGATTAATCGGAAAGAATCCGGTTGAACCATTTCATATGATTAAGCGAAACGTAGGCTCAATTACCGTTGACAATAAAAATTACGGACGCTATCAAGGGGAAATTCAAATCACAAAAACGAACTTAGATGAAGATGCGAAGGTAAATGTGATTGGTAGAGTCGTTGAAGAAGATATTCCGCTATTGAAGTATGTAAAAGGCGGGAATAAATTTAAAATCCGTTGGATTTAG
- a CDS encoding PTS transporter subunit EIIC — MKKEQVIAEGILEHVGGKENIRQLAHCMTRVRLQLKDSDKVNIASLKKVDGVMGVIDDETLQIVVGPGTVNKVSDVLSTMTGLKIGEVADADDLSFEEKAQLKKANIKKKNNTPLKNFLRKIGNIFIPLIPGLVASGLINGAANFAVNAGVDKTSTIMQVLLVLGSCIFTYLAVLVGWNTAKEFGGTPVLGAIAGMFLFNPGLAEIHIFGDALIPGRGGLFGVIFAAWLMVVIEKQVRKIIPNSVDIILTPLITVLIVAILSLFVVMPVAGLLSDGITSGIKAILDIGGVVAGAILAGFFLPLVMVGLHQGLTPIHLEFMNQIGNTPLLPVLAMAGAGQVGAAIAVFVKTKNKRLRNIIKGGLPAGFLGIGEPLLYGVTLPLGRPFITACLGAAVGGAFQAIFHVAATSIGVSGLSLTMLIADNKYILYLIGIVIAYAFGFLFTYLFGFKEEMAEDI; from the coding sequence ATGAAAAAAGAACAAGTCATCGCAGAAGGAATTCTCGAACATGTAGGTGGTAAAGAAAATATTAGACAACTTGCCCACTGTATGACGCGTGTTCGCCTTCAGTTAAAAGATAGTGACAAAGTCAATATCGCTTCATTAAAAAAAGTCGATGGGGTTATGGGTGTCATTGACGATGAAACATTGCAAATCGTTGTTGGTCCCGGAACGGTAAATAAAGTTTCCGATGTATTAAGCACAATGACAGGATTAAAAATCGGTGAGGTTGCCGATGCAGACGATTTATCATTCGAGGAAAAAGCGCAACTTAAGAAAGCAAATATTAAAAAGAAAAACAATACACCTTTGAAGAACTTTTTAAGAAAAATAGGGAATATTTTCATTCCACTTATTCCTGGATTAGTTGCTTCAGGATTAATTAATGGGGCAGCAAACTTTGCCGTCAATGCTGGGGTTGATAAAACTTCAACAATCATGCAAGTTCTACTAGTTTTAGGTAGCTGTATTTTTACTTATCTAGCTGTTTTAGTCGGTTGGAATACAGCCAAGGAATTTGGAGGAACACCAGTATTAGGTGCCATTGCAGGGATGTTCTTATTTAATCCGGGATTAGCCGAAATTCATATTTTTGGTGATGCATTGATTCCGGGACGCGGCGGATTATTTGGTGTCATATTTGCCGCATGGTTAATGGTTGTGATTGAAAAACAAGTTAGAAAAATTATTCCGAACTCTGTTGATATTATTTTAACTCCTCTTATTACGGTTTTAATTGTTGCTATTTTATCATTATTTGTCGTTATGCCTGTAGCAGGATTGTTATCAGATGGAATTACAAGTGGAATTAAAGCGATTTTAGATATCGGCGGTGTTGTAGCAGGCGCGATTTTAGCGGGATTCTTCTTACCGCTTGTAATGGTCGGGCTGCATCAAGGGTTAACACCAATTCATTTAGAATTTATGAATCAAATTGGTAATACACCACTTTTACCGGTATTAGCGATGGCGGGTGCAGGTCAAGTTGGTGCGGCAATTGCTGTCTTTGTAAAAACAAAGAATAAAAGATTGCGTAATATTATTAAAGGGGGTCTACCAGCAGGATTCCTAGGAATAGGAGAGCCACTCTTGTATGGGGTTACACTCCCTCTTGGTCGACCATTCATCACGGCGTGTTTAGGTGCTGCGGTCGGTGGGGCGTTTCAAGCAATTTTCCATGTTGCAGCAACAAGTATCGGAGTATCCGGTCTTTCTCTTACAATGCTAATTGCTGATAATAAGTATATATTATATTTAATTGGCATTGTCATTGCCTATGCATTTGGTTTCCTCTTTACCTATCTATTTGGGTTTAAAGAAGAAATGGCTGAAGATATTTAA
- the murQ gene encoding N-acetylmuramic acid 6-phosphate etherase, which translates to MLEKLTTEKRNDTTMNLDVMSIHEILETMNREDQTVPQAIAMELHSIEKAVQYVIQSFQEGGRLIYIGAGTSGRLGILDAVECKPTFGSPPEMVQGFLAGGMKAFTEAVEGAEDDENQGENDLASIKLSAKDTVIGIAASGRTPYVIGALKYASKMGAKTVSISCNKNAEISKYAKVTIEVETGPEVLTGSTRLKAGTAQKLVLNMISTASMIGIGKVYKNLMVDVQSTNKKLVERSKRIIMQAAEVDYDTAADYFEKAHHNVKVAIVMILLQCSYEDALESLKNAKGYIRKTL; encoded by the coding sequence ATGCTTGAAAAACTGACGACAGAAAAACGTAATGACACAACGATGAACTTGGACGTCATGTCGATTCACGAAATACTGGAAACGATGAATCGGGAAGACCAAACAGTACCTCAAGCCATTGCTATGGAACTTCATAGTATTGAAAAAGCCGTTCAATATGTTATCCAATCCTTTCAAGAAGGAGGTCGATTAATTTATATTGGTGCTGGTACGAGTGGCAGACTTGGGATTTTGGATGCCGTCGAATGTAAGCCAACTTTTGGTTCCCCGCCTGAAATGGTTCAAGGATTTCTTGCAGGTGGGATGAAAGCGTTTACGGAGGCGGTTGAAGGTGCTGAAGACGATGAAAACCAAGGTGAGAATGATTTAGCAAGTATCAAGCTTTCGGCAAAAGATACTGTCATAGGAATCGCTGCAAGCGGTCGCACACCATATGTTATTGGAGCATTAAAATACGCAAGCAAAATGGGTGCTAAGACAGTAAGCATCAGCTGTAATAAAAATGCTGAAATTAGTAAGTACGCGAAAGTCACAATCGAAGTCGAAACAGGCCCTGAAGTATTAACCGGGTCAACTCGTTTAAAAGCGGGTACGGCACAAAAGTTAGTATTAAATATGATTTCCACCGCATCGATGATTGGAATTGGCAAGGTTTATAAAAATTTAATGGTTGATGTTCAGTCAACAAATAAAAAGCTTGTCGAACGATCTAAACGCATTATTATGCAGGCAGCAGAAGTAGACTATGACACGGCTGCCGATTATTTTGAAAAGGCACATCATAATGTAAAAGTAGCTATTGTGATGATTTTATTACAATGTTCTTATGAAGATGCTTTAGAAAGTCTTAAAAATGCAAAAGGATATATTAGAAAAACATTATAG
- a CDS encoding MurR/RpiR family transcriptional regulator, with the protein MNSLLSRIEKELSKLSDAERKIGEYIIKNPELIPNMTTKELSKKSGVSEASVVRFCKSIGIRSFKTFKLELVKNITLSQTNITDFSILQKRDSPYDLFHKVTYVNKAAIDSTLSSLDKNELDKAVELIKRAKKIIFYGVGGSATAAFDGHYKFSKLGYHSITTLDFHFMISLIPYLTEDDVFIAISMSGKTKDVLELARFAKKKGATLISITNIDNSPLYKEADIRLCTPIVEGDVRIGTISSRMTQLNIIDTLYLSVFNNIGENVLEQYHEARNEAVRLRR; encoded by the coding sequence TTGAATTCATTACTATCTAGGATCGAAAAGGAGTTAAGCAAGCTTTCCGATGCAGAGCGGAAAATTGGCGAATATATCATAAAAAACCCAGAGCTTATACCTAATATGACAACGAAGGAATTATCAAAGAAAAGCGGTGTAAGTGAAGCAAGTGTTGTCCGGTTTTGCAAATCGATTGGGATTCGGAGTTTTAAAACGTTTAAGCTGGAACTAGTAAAAAACATAACGTTATCACAAACAAATATTACCGATTTTTCGATTTTGCAAAAAAGGGACTCACCATATGATCTATTTCATAAAGTAACTTATGTAAATAAAGCGGCTATTGACTCCACCTTATCCTCACTTGATAAAAATGAGTTAGACAAAGCAGTTGAGTTAATAAAAAGGGCAAAAAAAATTATTTTCTATGGAGTAGGGGGATCGGCAACAGCAGCTTTTGATGGTCATTATAAATTTTCAAAACTAGGCTACCATTCCATTACGACATTGGATTTCCATTTTATGATCTCGCTTATTCCGTATCTTACTGAGGACGATGTATTTATAGCGATTAGTATGTCGGGGAAAACAAAGGATGTGCTTGAGTTAGCGAGATTTGCTAAAAAGAAAGGGGCCACCTTAATATCGATCACGAATATTGATAACTCCCCCTTATATAAAGAGGCAGATATTCGCCTTTGTACACCGATCGTCGAGGGGGATGTCCGTATTGGAACCATCTCCTCTCGTATGACGCAATTAAATATTATTGATACTTTATATTTGAGTGTATTTAATAATATTGGTGAAAACGTATTGGAACAATATCATGAGGCAAGAAATGAAGCAGTGCGATTACGGCGTTAA
- a CDS encoding MalY/PatB family protein codes for MNWNDCIVRTHTHSVKWSTAPDEIIPMCIADMDFQVAPEIIEAMKKKAEHGIYGYTTFCDRYYRSIIGWWKRRFNIDIDKEWISFSPGIIPGINLLLEILTKPGDQVIAQEPVYYPFYSSIENHQCTIVHNSLIHKNGTYEMDFVDLEKKASHPKAKVLILCSPHNPVGRAWTEDELAKVADICLKHNVWIISDEMHGDLVYKGKQHHPLFSIHPEIKQSSILCAAPSKTFNVAGLQTSIIMIPNQELREKYNEKLFQYGLMRPNAFGVEATIAAYESSEYWLEELLIYLEENLEYVLDFFKSNIPEIIPIRPEATHLVWLDCSQLGMQGEELFQYFLKEAKIKFDEGYKFGGGGDAFLRMNIACPKERLETAVHRIHETVLRWRSNG; via the coding sequence ATGAATTGGAATGATTGTATTGTACGTACACACACACATTCAGTAAAATGGTCAACTGCACCTGATGAAATAATCCCAATGTGTATTGCTGACATGGACTTTCAAGTTGCTCCAGAAATAATCGAGGCAATGAAGAAGAAAGCAGAGCATGGTATTTATGGCTACACGACTTTTTGTGATCGTTATTATCGTTCAATTATCGGATGGTGGAAGAGAAGATTCAATATAGATATTGATAAGGAGTGGATTTCCTTTAGTCCTGGGATTATTCCCGGAATAAATCTTTTACTTGAAATTTTAACAAAACCAGGGGATCAAGTAATTGCGCAAGAGCCAGTATATTATCCATTCTATAGCAGTATTGAAAACCATCAATGCACGATTGTTCATAATTCACTAATTCACAAAAACGGTACATATGAAATGGATTTTGTAGACTTAGAAAAAAAGGCAAGTCATCCGAAAGCAAAAGTCTTGATTTTGTGCAGTCCGCATAATCCGGTCGGACGGGCTTGGACTGAAGATGAATTAGCAAAGGTGGCTGACATCTGTTTAAAGCACAATGTATGGATTATATCTGATGAGATGCATGGGGACCTGGTGTATAAAGGTAAGCAACATCACCCATTATTTAGTATACATCCTGAAATTAAACAAAGTAGTATTCTATGTGCTGCACCTAGTAAAACATTTAATGTTGCAGGTTTGCAAACATCGATTATTATGATTCCAAATCAGGAATTACGTGAAAAATATAACGAAAAGCTTTTTCAGTATGGTTTAATGCGTCCAAATGCATTCGGGGTAGAGGCGACAATCGCCGCTTATGAATCAAGTGAGTATTGGCTTGAAGAGCTACTCATTTATTTAGAAGAAAATTTGGAATATGTTCTAGACTTTTTTAAATCGAATATACCTGAAATTATCCCTATCAGACCTGAAGCTACGCATCTTGTTTGGTTAGATTGTAGTCAGTTGGGGATGCAAGGGGAAGAGTTATTTCAATACTTTTTAAAAGAAGCGAAAATCAAATTCGATGAAGGTTATAAATTTGGCGGTGGTGGAGATGCATTTTTGCGTATGAATATAGCGTGTCCGAAAGAGCGGTTAGAAACGGCTGTTCATCGCATACATGAAACAGTTTTGAGATGGAGGTCGAATGGTTGA